A portion of the Bubalus kerabau isolate K-KA32 ecotype Philippines breed swamp buffalo chromosome 1, PCC_UOA_SB_1v2, whole genome shotgun sequence genome contains these proteins:
- the LOC129641875 gene encoding LOW QUALITY PROTEIN: olfactory receptor 13A1 (The sequence of the model RefSeq protein was modified relative to this genomic sequence to represent the inferred CDS: inserted 1 base in 1 codon), whose translation MKLWLEIHLMVPEPLXSLRTMSNQTLVTKFVLQGFSEHPEYHVLLFSCFLSLYSVALTGNILIILAIALNPRLRTPMYFFLFNLATMDIICTSSIMPKALEGLVLEENSISYGGCMAQLYFLTWAASSELLLLSVMAYDRYAAICHPLHYSTVMSKAFCGTLAAGVWALCAFNTAIHAGLMLRLDFCGPNVVAHFFCEVPPLLLLSCSSTYVNSIMIVLADAFYGILNFLMTIVSYGFIISSILKMQTAEGKKKAFSTCSSHLIVVCMYYTAVFCAYISPVSSYSAEKSKLAGVLYTMLSPTLNPLIYTLRNKEVKAALRKLFPFFRN comes from the exons ATGAAGCTGTGGTTGGAGATTCACCTCATGGTCCCGGAACCCC TCAGCCTGAGGACCATGAGTAACCAGACCCTGGTAACAAAGTTTGTCCTGCAGGGTTTCTCAGAGCACCCAGAGTACCATGTGCTCTTGTTCAGCTGTTTCCTCTCCCTCTACTCTGTGGCACTCACAGGAAATATTCTTATCATTTTGGCTATCGCCTTAAACCCCAGGCTCCGTacccccatgtactttttcctcttcAACTTGGCAACTATGGATATTATCTGTACATCTTCCATCATGCCCAAGGCACTGGAGGGTCTAGTATTAGAGGAGAACTCCATCTCCTATGGGGGCTGCATGGCCCAGCTTTACTTCCTCACGTGGGCTGCATCTTCCGAGCTGCTCCTCCTCTCGGTCATGGCCTATGACCGGTATGCAGCCATCTGCCACCCGCTGCACTATAGCACCGTAATGAGCAAGGCATTCTGTGGCACGCTGGCCGCAGGTGTATGGGCACTGTGTGCCTTCAACACGGCCATCCACGCTGGGCTGATGCTGCGCTTGGATTTCTGTGGCCCCAATGTTGTTGCCCATTTCTTCTGTGAGGTACCTCCTCTGCTACTTCTCTCCTGTAGCTCCACCTATGTGAACAGCATCATGATTGTCCTGGCTGATGCCTTTTATGGTATATTGAACTTCCTGATGACCATCGTGTCATATGGCTTCATCATCTCCAGCATCCTAAAGATGCAGACAGCGGAGGGGAAGAAGAAAGCCTTTTCTACCTGCTCCTCACACCTTATTGTGGTGTGCATGTACTACACTGCCGTCTTCTGCGCCTACATAAGCCCTGTCTCCAGCTACAGCGCAGAGAAGAGCAAGTTGGCTGGTGTACTATACACCATGTTGAGTCCTACTCTCAACCCCCTCATCTACACTTTGAGAAACAAGGAGGTCAAAGCAGCTCTCAGGAAGCTTTTCCCCTTCTTCAGAAATTAA